GGAGATCCCTTTGCTGATCTACATTCTCCGGCGACTGGCGCTGATGGTCTTTGTGCTGTGGGGCGTCACGCTGGCGGCCTTCCTCATCTCGCACGCCCTCCCAGCGGACCCCGCTGCCGCCGCGCTGGGCAACAATGCCCGTGAGGAGCAGCTTCAGGAATTCCGGGTCAAGAACGGCCTCGACAGACCTTTGCCAGTGCAGTACGGCGTGTACATGGGAAGACTGCTGCACGGCGACCTCGGCACCTCGCTCAGAACCCAGAACAGCATCACCGCCGACCTCCAGCAGTTTTTTCCGGCGACCCTGGAACTGACCCTCGGCGCGGTGGTCTTTTCGCTCATCATCGGGCTGCCGCTGGGTATCCTGGCTGCCCTTCAACACGGCAAAGCCCCGGACTTGCTGGCCCGCATTTTCGCGCTCCTGGGCGGGGCCACCCCAGTCTACTGGCTGGCGATTCTGGCGCTCAACATCTTCCACGAGCGCCTCGGCTGGCTACCGGGGCCGGGGCGACTGGACGCCTACAGCCTCCCGCCGCCGGTCCACACCGGGCTGGTCACCATTGACGCCATCATCGCCCGTGACCCGCAAGTCTTCGTGGACGCCCTGCGCCACCTGATCTTACCGGGGCTGGTACTGGGCGCGTTCTCGGCAGCGCTGCTGACCCGCATGACACGCAGCGCGCTCTTAGAAGTCCTCTCGCAAGACTACATTCGCACCGCCCGCGCCAAGGGGCTGGCGCAGAACAAAGTCATCATCAAACACGCCCTCAAGAATGCCGCCCTGCCGCTGCTGACAGTGCTGGGCAGCCTGTTCGGCAGCCTGCTGACCGGCGCGGTACTGACCGAAACCATCTTCTCCTGGCCGGGCATCGGCAGCTACGCCACCACCTCGGCCATCAGCCTCGACTTCCCGGCCGTGATGGGCGTGACGCTGGTGGCGGGACTGGCCTACTCGCTGGTCAATCTGCTGGTGGACCTCGCTTACGCATCCTTTGATCCCAGGATCAGCTTCTCATGACCACAACCCTGGAACGCGTTCCAAAACGCAGCGAGAACGTCTCGCTCCGGCGGCTCAGGCGCAACAGCGGGGCCATGCTGGGCTTCGTTCTGCTCCTCTTTTTGCTCG
This portion of the Deinococcus rubellus genome encodes:
- a CDS encoding ABC transporter permease, giving the protein MLIYILRRLALMVFVLWGVTLAAFLISHALPADPAAAALGNNAREEQLQEFRVKNGLDRPLPVQYGVYMGRLLHGDLGTSLRTQNSITADLQQFFPATLELTLGAVVFSLIIGLPLGILAALQHGKAPDLLARIFALLGGATPVYWLAILALNIFHERLGWLPGPGRLDAYSLPPPVHTGLVTIDAIIARDPQVFVDALRHLILPGLVLGAFSAALLTRMTRSALLEVLSQDYIRTARAKGLAQNKVIIKHALKNAALPLLTVLGSLFGSLLTGAVLTETIFSWPGIGSYATTSAISLDFPAVMGVTLVAGLAYSLVNLLVDLAYASFDPRISFS